CTTCTAAGATTGCAATAATTTCACCTTGTTTTACTGTATCACCAACTTTTACATTCATTTTCCATACATTACCTGCAACAGTTGCTCCTACTTCTGCTCCACCGTTTGTTGGTGTTGCTGCTGGTGTTTCACTTTGTGTTGCTGGTGTTACTTGGATATCTGCATTACCTTCTGCAATAGATACATTAAATTTTTGTCCATCTACTACTACTGTATAGTTTCCAGTTGC
This region of Arcobacter sp. CECT 8983 genomic DNA includes:
- a CDS encoding biotin/lipoyl-containing protein; protein product: ATGNYTVVVDGQKFNVSIAEGNADIQVTPATQSETPAATPTNGGAEVGATVAGNVWKMNVKVGDTVKQGEIIAILEAMKMEIDVEAPCDGTVSAVLANPGDAVEEGQAIATIS